A single genomic interval of Corallococcus macrosporus harbors:
- a CDS encoding response regulator: protein MSKPKITIVDDDRDTRELLAEALGAEGFEVMSAANGLRLVASLELHRPHAILLDVNMSWINGFELCQAVKQNKQFRDIPIIFISGRGDPEDKRRGMEVGAADYFVKPLELDALVKRIRQLIPADVAKEP, encoded by the coding sequence ATGTCGAAGCCGAAGATTACGATTGTCGATGACGACCGAGACACGCGCGAGCTGCTCGCCGAGGCCCTGGGGGCCGAGGGGTTCGAGGTCATGTCCGCGGCCAACGGCCTGCGCCTGGTCGCGTCGCTGGAGCTGCACCGCCCGCACGCCATCCTCCTGGACGTGAACATGTCCTGGATCAACGGCTTCGAGCTGTGTCAGGCCGTGAAGCAGAACAAGCAGTTCCGGGACATCCCCATCATCTTCATCAGCGGGCGGGGAGACCCGGAGGACAAGCGGCGAGGCATGGAGGTCGGCGCGGCCGACTACTTCGTGAAGCCGCTGGAGCTGGACGCGCTCGTCAAGCGCATCCGCCAACTCATCCCCGCCGACGTGGCGAAGGAGCCCTGA
- the xseB gene encoding exodeoxyribonuclease VII small subunit, which produces MAVAKSDKNPKVEPAPEQYGDVVSRLEETVARLESGDLSLEESLKAFEEGIRLVRRGEKLLTEAEQRIEQLLVDEDGQEVVAPLAVAARPAPQAAPRTATQARPPPEDDVPF; this is translated from the coding sequence ATGGCCGTGGCGAAGTCGGACAAGAACCCCAAGGTGGAGCCCGCCCCGGAGCAGTACGGGGACGTGGTGTCGCGCCTGGAAGAGACGGTGGCGCGGCTGGAAAGCGGCGACCTGTCACTGGAAGAGTCGCTCAAGGCGTTCGAGGAGGGCATCCGCCTCGTCCGCCGGGGTGAGAAGCTGCTCACGGAGGCCGAGCAGCGCATCGAGCAGCTGCTGGTGGACGAGGATGGCCAGGAGGTCGTCGCGCCGCTGGCGGTGGCGGCCCGGCCCGCTCCCCAGGCAGCCCCCCGGACGGCCACGCAGGCGCGTCCGCCACCGGAGGACGATGTCCCGTTCTAG